The Trichoderma atroviride chromosome 5, complete sequence genome contains a region encoding:
- a CDS encoding uncharacterized protein (EggNog:ENOG41), producing MPIADEALEITDTLSKLHLHGLPLAKASLITVEEAFAYHKILYDYRANPHDDDDDDDDDENDGEDGGDGESDDEDEEDEDEVSFDEFDSDIDSFEESYDEDDDDDELELDSDEEEEDTEDEDGADGNDEDENAEIGIQLIRVGFDNPLLVSSIDEDQDISFCANSAVHSHLWAADPDLKLKGYDMGFLSQLAHLCIEAKLQSCHHQGCLDKRRDMEVVAPNCNWATFRDWVLTSMSCQASMSAEQKLTQAHTHIARAVAGCCMILKDCSRNRPSKRFRPFLDGHWSDEHRIDLAEVSNLIYWMAKIQSEIGIGPKKFGRWNHRILPAEVTMPSIESAALKVEDMGICKNRLWNLVNVSDRKQSDLPDIIRALEPHQQVLRHKDHDFCTPSKCQWAQMDSTSVGQLHKCGKSRAQGTENDVKKKTAKRSTSQTEAETGLNTKDDTGPVCDQKVFPIELLETAVELGKSTAWLCRSPQLSGPKDPYIAISHVWSDGTGVGVKDGGTVNSCLFNFFADIAKELDCRAIWWDAISIPSERKARSKAISKMHNSYSNAQFTVVHDSFLLNVPWKDDGSPCLALVLSTWFTRGWTALELIMSKKVKVLFGNPEAGKRPVVKDLDSEVLAQNPAVSSRAHWLATSLIHRLRRPIEDIGDLLAVLSPRSTSWARDRTIIAALLAGVPNCDFTAGESIITSKILEYVGKIPYTCLLHGKPTMRDSGQYSWCAATLDDMPVETSSDVQGGVTSKSQALLDIDEDGAIEGKWYCRAISAKDVKQLKISPYGDDLAAVVKVQIALRYPHNCLLLRPSLDSDDDRALLVVPMSIVTSGPVLKCRYVGAVNMTISVAKDMETAKNMDKNTASEDRAADSVSKAAEKEVEDDNSDWSPWTIRLGGKENSKTKMGAESALDKMEEYTYLLEGGEDDKSITGDDNDNEGDALEASLAKAKLQNEVQMLRWLTDEKVQDYMPLQMVQWDDETTVIEINEKSLISAVKSMNENAVRYLVKKNVVLTPRDLRISKASPRAAKMLGDIYSDNDDTLDQAIEVYNYVILKYRRWKSCSVDDLMRWYFTEYALGSAYVRTGEYAEAEKRFSCVLRACERKSKLREAKIGAKAVEAASTENRNDSAVTGEMPQPGMLQRTGTSKIKRTLTRSLTAIDPKTATTADKAKADKDKAEENRLKSDQRWYKLQLNAITELTLLDIAQFNFDGATDTYKRALRKFGDVPKDMEIEAFGGLWGRRRFQSFQDKDKSDEKAAGIYQRALRRFDTMFRKDHMLILITALHLGINYMNRSRFSDAESLLMRALDGFVARLYGPLPDKQTALELDDKNEHRIITLTRYYVSVLFTSQQRLDEADVQLRRVIELASSQGESFQSEMVRLSAICALGQNTINRHGRKLNSRNADKEADKKAEELFTAVLEACNNGLDTYISTYADDLTKTLLDNLLEKFLDKCLDEHFDSLLRQNDADDEVEKRSLWEKETYLQEEGLFSKGTFNGGSDGGLVNLSIQEKESYLQRVPDGPLPEGGVCNLSLQDKKAFLRASGYLPQGEDDSLSSLEAAKRIELQIEFSGAHILNIAHQAKLGLIGVFFKRGEERYDEENLSYIITQVSDESEMESKNPFLCDARILVSTIYEDDDEKIAEAEVQVKATLRALEYLEGKQSLTYLQMERRLGVICLKLGKTKEAQESFEEALDNLEQSMGAYHSQTLKVSWRLGRIYLDQGHLDDAELACDRAYQGFNKTSGSESKWTAEAAQTLGEVYFRKGSISKAKDMYRKAFDAFKALVKKPTATHKTDAPEEKKQQKVPPWSQDRPTLLAAMDLAKVCAMIPEPSSRSEALNLYKHVVNGLSSATKRELRLNLIEARLKLAGVYRELRKLEDAAQLIRHAFSSSKALRELKTSKPLESKEAEVSYAECQFRLGQLKLEGYESDILEEGLQEEDFDNHGGRTGRSLIEDSRHRLEELLGETHPLVLEASTILGQLRLGGEDESDVEEGIEILENVLKHYTSTNDTTPGIPKLAPGDPRIIRVINSLINCFDRREDAERVKDMESRKWEQLKSAYGIDHAAMIMDITQSKHLDHEQYYEDIGAHDDIPDFEDSSEESDEEDSEEEYEGAWNDDDLSSFNSDLDSDSDEESGSDEDGEHSDGSDNEDERQAQVEHAQVDHSMNDTGTDVESGTGPDSDEDGEDDGAQEQVKHAPVDDDEMDEVGSNPGSELGLNRDEDGEDEDEDAQGQAKHAPADDDDMDETGSNLDEDEEQHERSHALESDPGLGSDEDGEDDDAQGQAKHTPADDDDDVDETGSNPESELGLHLDEDEEQNERSDDDHDDQKQVEHESTERHVEAPWRKHRGLKRTDFDSEEDE from the coding sequence ATGCCTATTGCAGACGAAGCCCTTGAAATCACGGACACTCTGTCCAAGTTACATCTTCATGGCTTGCCACTCGCAAAAGCCAGCCTAATCACAGTCGAGGAGGCCTTTGCCTACCACAAGATTCTGTACGATTATCGGGCTAACCcgcatgatgatgatgatgatgatgatgatgatgaaaatgatggcgaagatggcggcgatggcgaaagcgacgacgaagacgaagaagacgaagatgaagttAGTTTCGATGAGTTTGATAGTGACATTGATTCTTTTGAAGAGAGttatgatgaagatgatgacgacgacgaactTGAGTTGGATagtgacgaagaagaagaagatacggaagatgaagacggagctgatggaaatgatgaagatgagaatgcCGAGATTGGCATCCAACTCATCAGGGTTGGATTCGACAACCCTCTTCTTGTTAGCTCCATAGATGAGGACCAAGATATTTCCTTCTGTGCAAACTCGGCAGTTCACAGCCATCTGTGGGCGGCAGATCCCGATCTCAAGCTCAAGGGCTACGACATGGGTTTCCTATCCCAACTAGCTCACCTGTGTATCGAAGCAAAACTCCAGTCATGCCACCACCAGGGATGCCTCGACAAAAGAAGGGACATGGAGGTTGTCGCCCCAAATTGCAACTGGGCGACTTTCAGGGACTGGGTACTGACTTCCATGTCTTGCCAAGCCAGCATGAGCGCTGAACAAAAGTTGACTCAAGCGCATACCCATATTGCCAGGGCCGTTGCAGGCTGCTGCATGATACTGAAGGATTGTTCCCGCAACCGGCCGTCCAAACGCTTTCGCCCCTTCCTTGACGGCCATTGGTCGGACGAGCATCGAATTGACCTTGCAGAGGTGTCAAACCTCATCTACTGGATGGCCAAGATCCAGTCCGAAATCGGCATTGGACCCAAGAAATTCGGGCGCTGGAATCACCGTATTCTCCCCGCCGAGGTGACCATGCCTTCAATCGAGAGCGCAGCTCTAAAGGTTGAGGACATGGGCATCTGCAAAAACCGCCTGTGGAACCTGGTCAATGTCAGCGACCGCAAGCAGAGCGACCTCCCAGACATCATTCGGGCTCTTGAGCCCCATCAGCAAGTCCTCAGGCACAAGGATCATGACTTTTGTACGCCAAGCAAGTGCCAATGGGCACAGATGGACAGCACATCGGTTGGGCAGCTGCACAAGTGCGGAAAGTCTCGTGCGCAGGGCACTGAAAATGatgtcaagaagaagacggcgaagaGGTCAACTTCTCAAACAGAAGCTGAAACAGGGCTCAATACAAAAGACGATACAGGTCCTGTCTGTGACCAGAAAGTATTCCCCATAGAGTTGCTTGAGACAGCAGTAGAGCTTGGGAAAAGCACTGCCTGGTTGTGTCGATCTCCTCAGCTCAGCGGGCCCAAGGATCCTTACATCGCCATCTCGCATGTCTGGTCTGATGGTACCGGAGTTGGCGTAAAGGATGGCGGCACCGTCAACTCGTGTTTGTTCAACTTCTTTGCCGACATCGCCAAAGAACTCGACTGCAGAGCCATATGGTGGGACGCCATTTCCATCCCGTCCGAGCGAAAGGCTCGCAGCAAAGCCATCAGCAAGATGCATAACAGCTATTCCAACGCACAGTTCACAGTCGTCCACGACAGCTTTCTCCTTAATGTCCCGTGGAAGGATGATGGCAGTCCATGTCTGGCCCTTGTTCTATCGACGTGGTTCACGCGCGGCTGGACCGCCTTGGAGTTGATCATGTCTAAAAAGGTCAAGGTCTTATTCGGAAATCCTGAGGCCGGTAAACGTCCGGTTGTAAAGGACCTCGACTCAGAAGTGCTGGCCCAGAATCCAGCGGTTTCGTCGCGAGCACATTGGTTAGCAACATCGCTGATCCATCGGCTGCGGAGACCCATTGAAGATATCGGCGATCTTCTCGCTGTTCTATCTCCACGCAGCACCTCATGGGCTAGAGACCGCACTATTATTGCCGCCTTGCTTGCTGGCGTTCCCAACTGTGACTTTACCGCTGGAGAAAGCATCATCACGTCGAAGATCCTTGAATACGTGGGCAAAATTCCCTATACTTGTCTTCTCCATGGAAAGCCAACCATGCGAGACAGCGGGCAGTACTCTTGGTGCGCAGCTACTCTTGATGATATGCCGGTTGAGACATCGTCGGATGTCCAGGGCGGAGTCACGTCAAAATCACAAGCGCTACTAGATATTGATGAAGACGGTGCTATTGAGGGAAAGTGGTATTGCCGGGCAATCTCGGCAAAGGACGTGAAACAATTGAAGATATCACCATACGGAGATGATCTCGCAGCTGTTGTCAAGGTTCAAATTGCTCTCCGATATCCTCACAACTGTCTACTATTGCGGCCCTCACTCGACTCAGACGACGATCGCGCCCTATTAGTGGTACCTATGAGCATAGTCACTTCCGGCCCGGTCTTGAAGTGTCGCTACGTCGGCGCCGTTAATATGACTATCAGTGTCGCAAAGGACATGGAGACAGCTAAAAATATGGACAAGAATACTGCCAGCGAAGACAGGGCCGCTGACAGCGTAAGCAAAGCTGCTGAAAAAGAAGTCGAGGACGACAATTCAGACTGGTCTCCCTGGACTATTAGATTGggtggaaaagaaaatagcaAAACCAAGATGGGAGCCGAGTCTGCTCtcgacaagatggaggaatatacatacctacttgagggaggagaggatgACAAATCGATCACAGGAGACGACAACGACAATGAAGGTGATGCTTTAGAGGCGTCTttggccaaggccaagttgcAAAACGAGGTACAGATGCTGCGATGGCTCACAGATGAGAAAGTCCAAGACTATATGCCGCTACAAATGGTACAGTGGGATGACGAAACGACTGTGATTGAGATTAATGAAAAAAGTCTCATAAGTGCTGTCAAGTCAATGAACGAGAATGCAGTGCGATATCTCGTCAAAAAGAATGTTGTCCTTACACCCAGGGATTTGCGAATCTCCAAGGCAAGCCCTCGTGCAGCCAAGATGTTGGGTGACATTTATagcgacaacgacgacaCTCTTGACCAGGCAATAGAGGTTTACAATTACGTTATTCTCAAGTATCGACGGTGGAAGTCTTGCAGCGTCGATGACCTTATGCGATGGTACTTTACCGAGTATGCCCTCGGAAGTGCCTATGTCAGGACCGGGGAGTACGCAGAAGCTGAGAAGCGATTCAGCTGTGTGTTGCGTGCTTGCGAGCGGAAAAGCAAattgagagaagcaaaaatagGAGCAAAAGCAGTCGAGGCTGCGTCAACTGAAAACCGCAACGACAGCGCCGTCACGGGCGAGATGCCACAACCCGGAATGCTCCAGAGGACTGGGACGTCCAAGATAAAGAGGACCTTGACTAGGAGCTTGACTGCAATCGACCCGAAAACGGCCACTACAGCTGACAAGGCCAAAGctgacaaggacaaggctgaAGAAAACCGACTCAAGAGCGACCAGAGATGGTACAAGCTCCAGCTGAATGCTATAACCGAGTTGACGCTGCTGGACATTGCACAATTCAACTTTGACGGTGCCACCGATACGTACAAGCGAGCCCTCCGGAAATTTGGCGACGTCCCCAAAGATATGGAAATCGAAGCCTTTGGAGGACTGTGGGGTAGGAGGCGTTTTCAATCATTCCAGGATAAAGATAAAAGCGATGAGAAGGCTGCCGGTATTTATCAGCGTGCCCTCAGGCGATTTGACACCATGTTCAGAAAAGACCACATGCTTATTCTGATCACGGCCCTCCATCTAGGCATCAACTACATGAATCGATCCAGATTCTCCGATGCCGAGAGTCTTCTTATGCGCGCGCTGGACGGCTTTGTGGCTCGCCTCTACGGCCCACTCCCCGATAAGCAAACGGCTTTGGAGCTCGATGACAAGAACGAGCATCGCATCATTACCTTGACACGATACTACGTCAGTGTTTTGTTCACCAGCCAGCAGAGGCTCGATGAGGCCGATGTCCAACTACGGCGTGTAATTGAGCTTGCTTCGTCTCAAGGCGAAAGCTTTCAGAGCGAGATGGTACGACTATCCGCCATCTGTGCCCTGGGACAGAATACCATCAACCGACATGGCCGCAAGCTGAATTCCAGAAATGCTGACAAGGAGGCCGATAAGAAGGCCGAAGAGCTTTTCACAGCGGTTTTGGAAGCGTGTAATAACGGCCTGGATACCTATATCAGCACATATGCTGATGACCTCACAAAGACCCTCCTGGACAATCTATTAGAAAAGTTTTTAGACAAATGCCTGGATGAGCACTTTGATAGCCTTCTTCGTCAAaatgatgcagatgatgaagtcgaAAAGCGCAGCTTGTGGGAGAAAGAGACCTATTTGCAGGAAGAAGGACTCTTCTCAAAGGGCACCTTCAATGGCGGCTCCGATGGCGGCCTCGTCAACCTGAGCATAcaggaaaaggaaagctaCTTGCAACGAGTTCCCGATGGGCCTCTGCCGGAGGGCGGTGTCTGCAATCTTTCCCTCCAGGACAAGAAGGCATTTTTGCGAGCTTCTGGGTATCTCCCGCAAGGGGAAGACGACAGCTTGAGCAGCCTCGAGGCGGCGAAAAGAATTGAGCTACAAATAGAATTTTCTGGGGCACACATCCTCAATATCGCACATCAGGCAAAGCTAGGGCTTATCGGCGTCTTTTTCAAACGAGGGGAAGAAAGGTACGACGAGGAAAACTTGAGTTATATAATAACACAGGTCTCAGACGAATCGGAGATGGAGAGTAAGAATCCATTCCTGTGCGATGCCAGAATACTCGTGAGTACAATAtacgaagatgatgatgagaaaatTGCCGAGGCAGAGGTGCAGGTAAAGGCGACACTTCGAGCCTTGGAATATCTGGAGGGGAAACAAAGTCTGACCTATTTGCAAATGGAGAGAAGGCTTGGTGTTATTTGCTTGAAACTCGGTAAAACGAAGGAGGCTCAAGAAAGCTTTGAGGAGGCACTCGATAATCTGGAGCAAAGCATGGGTGCTTACCACTCCCAGACACTGAAAGTGAGTTGGCGACTTGGACGCATTTATCtcgatcaaggccatctcgACGATGCTGAACTGGCATGCGATCGAGCATATCAGGGATTCAACAAGACATCTGGGTCAGAATCCAAGTGGACGGCGGAAGCTGCTCAGACCCTTGGCGAGGTCTACTTCAGGAAGGGATCAATCAGCAAGGCCAAAGACATGTATCGAAAGGCCTTTGATGCATTCAAGGCCTTGGTCAAGAAGCCGACGGCCACGCACAAGACTGATGCaccagaagaaaagaagcagcagaaagtCCCACCGTGGAGCCAGGATCGGCCAACATTACTAGCCGCAATGGATCTCGCCAAAGTCTGTGCCATGATCCCAGAGCCATCCAGTAGGTCTGAGGCACTGAATCTGTACAAGCACGTGGTGAATGGGCTCAGCTCGGCTACCAAGAGAGAGTTGCGCCTGAATCTGATTGAGGCCCGATTGAAGCTCGCGGGTGTCTATCGGGAGCTTCGCAAGTTGGAGGATGCTGCTCAACTGATTCGCCACGCCTTTAGTAGCTCCAAAGCGTTGCGTGAATTGAAAACCTCCAAGCCTTTGGAATCGAAAGAAGCCGAAGTGAGTTATGCCGAGTGTCAGTTCCGCCTCGGTCAACTAAAGCTAGAGGGGTACGAGAGCGATATACTAGAAGAGGGCCTGCAAGAGGAAGACTTTGATAACCATGGCGGTCGGACTGGTAGAAGTCTGATAGAGGACTCCCGGCACCGTCTCGAAGAGCTACTTGGCGAAACTCATCCTCTAGTGCTGGAAGCATCTACCATCCTTGGTCAGCTGCGCTTAGGGGGGGAAGACGAAAGCGACGTCGAGGAAGGTATTGAGATTCTCGAGAATGTGCTTAAGCACTATACATCTACAAACGACACCACTCCCGGCATCCCGAAACTGGCACCAGGAGACCCAAGGATCATACGTGTCATAAACTCTCTCATAAATTGCTTCGATCGTCGCGAAGACGCAGAAAGAGTGAAGGACATGGAATCTCGCAAGTGGGAACAGCTGAAGAGTGCTTACGGAATCGATCACGCAGCCATGATTATGGACATTACGCAAAGTAAACACTTGGACCACGAGCAGTATTATGAAGATATCGGGGCGCATGATGACATTCCGGATTTTGAGGATTCGAGCGAGGAGTCGGATGAGGAAGATTCCGAAGAAGAGTATGAGGGTGCCTGGAACGATGATGATTTAAGCTCGTTTAACTCGGATTTGGATTCCGACTCGGATGAAGAGTCTGGCTcggatgaagatggggagCACAGTGACGGATCGGAtaatgaagatgagagacaGGCGCAAGTTGAGCATGCACAAGTCGATCATAGTATGAATGATACGGGTACTGATGTTGAATCTGGCACTGGCCCTGATTcggatgaagatggggaagacgatggcgcccAAGAACAAGTCAAACATGCGCCagtcgatgatgatgagatggatgaggtTGGCAGTAATCCAGGATCTGAACTTGGCCTCAatcgagatgaagatggggaagacgaagacgaagac